In a genomic window of Amphiprion ocellaris isolate individual 3 ecotype Okinawa chromosome 13, ASM2253959v1, whole genome shotgun sequence:
- the rpl36a gene encoding 60S ribosomal protein L36a → MVNVPKTRRTYCKKCKKHQPHKVTQYKKGKDSLYAQGKRRYDRKQAGYGGQTKPIFRKKAKTTKKIVLRLECVEANCRSKRMLAIKRCKHFELGGDKKRKGQVIQF, encoded by the exons ATG GTGAACGTCCCGAAGACCCGCAGGACCTACTGCAAGAAGTGCAAGAAGCACCAGCCCCACAAAGTTACCCAGTACAAGAAGGGAAAGGACTCCCTCTATGCACAGG GTAAGAGGAGATACGACAGGAAGCAGGCAGGGTACGGTGGTCAGACGAAGCCCATCTTCCGCAAAAAG GCTAAGACTACAAAGAAAATTGTGTTGAGGCTCGAGTGTGTGGAGGCCAACTGCAGATCCAAGAGAATGCTGGCCATCAAGAGGTGCAAGCACTTCGAGTTGGGTGGTGACAAGAAGAGAAAG GGCCAGGTCATCCAGTTCTAA
- the gla gene encoding alpha-galactosidase A encodes MKMFRVVCLLAFVSVLSPAAEALDNGLALKPTMGWLHWERFMCNMDCQRDPENCISERLYMQMADVMVKEGWKKAGYEYVCIDDCWPSHQRDAQGRLQADPKRFPSGIKKLADYVHSKGLKLGIYADVGKSTCAGYPGSLGYYETDAQTFADWGVDLLKFDGCYMDWTLLGEGYTNMSKALNKTGRSILYSCEWPLYEWPFRKPNYTAIRETCNHWRNFNDVYDSWSSVKSILEWTASHQDIIVPSAGPGGWNDPDMLVIGNFGLSHDQQESQMALWAIMAAPLLMSNDLRNICPRSKELLQNRRIIDISQDPLGKQGYRSAKVDSFEVWERPLSKNRLAVAVLNMQEIGGPRGFVIRAFPGWKICDPKCNVTQILPQYKEMGVQTQQSTLAIPVNPSGTALLTVTPISGDFTGIHKLHWENVSVKHKYIL; translated from the exons ATGAAAATGTTTCGAGTCGTGTGTCTGCTCGCCTTCGTCAGTGTGCTGAgtcctgctgctgaagctctgGACAATGGTCTGGCGCTGAAACCCACTATGGGATGGCTGCACTGGGAGAGGTTCATGTGTAACATGGACTGTCAGAGGGACCCGGAGAACTGCATCAG TGAGCGTTTGTACATGCAGATGGCAGATGTGATGGTGAAGGAGGGCTGGAAAAAGGCCGGTTACGAGTACGTCTGCATCGATGACTGCTGGCCCTCCCACCAGCGCGATGCCCAGGGCCGCCTGCAGGCAGATCCCAAAAGATTCCCCAGCGGCATCAAGAAACTGGCCGACTAT GTCCACTCTAAGGGTCTGAAGCTGGGTATCTACGCAGATGTGGGCAAGAGTACATGTGCTGGATACCCTGGCAGTCTGGGTTACTATGAGACAGACGCTCAGACTTTTGCTGACTGGGGTGTGGATCTGCTCAAATTTGATGGCTGCTATATGGATTGGACTTTGCTGGGAGAAG GCTACACAAACATGTCAAAAGCACTGAACAAAACCGGAAGAAGCATCCTGTATTCCTGTGAGTGGCCGTTGTATGAGTGGCCTTTCAGAAAG CCTAACTACACAGCCATTCGTGAGACGTGTAACCACTGGCGCAACTTCAATGACGTGTACGACTCATGGAGCTCTGTCAAGTCCATCTTGGAATGGACTGCTTCTCATCAGGACATCATCGTGCCCTCAGCTGGACCTGGAGGCTGGAATGACCCCGATATG CTCGTAATTGGGAACTTTGGCCTGAGTCACGACCAGCAGGAGTCTCAGATGGCATTATGGGCCATCATGGCAGCGCCTCTGCTCATGTCTAATGATCTAAGGAACATTTGTCCTCGCTCCaaagagctgctgcagaacagACGCATCATAGACATCAGCCAGGACCCATTGGGCAAGCAGGGATACCGCAGTGCCAAG GTGGACAGTTTTGAAGTGTGGGAGAGGCCCCTGTCAAAGAACCGTCTGGCTGTCGCTGTGCTGAACATGCAGGAGATCGGTGGTCCTCGAGGGTTTGTCATCAGAGCTTTTCCTGGCTGGAAGATCTGTGACCCCAAATGTAACGTGACGCAGATCCTGCCTCAGTACAAGGAGATGGGTGTTCAGACTCAACAAAGCACATTGGCGATACCTGTCAACCCTTCAGGCACTGCTCTGCTGACTGTCACTCCCATCAGCGGTGACTTTACAGGGATTCACAAGCTGCACTGGGAGAACGTGTCCGTCAAACACAAGTACATTTTATAG